The Ahaetulla prasina isolate Xishuangbanna chromosome 14, ASM2864084v1, whole genome shotgun sequence genome segment tccaacattggcaactttaagatcagtgcttttcaactcccaaaattctccagtcagccatgcacctctataagtgtctggtttggttctgtaactcaacaagaaagacacagacttcagaggatcattagaactgcagaaaaaaaccatggctatcaacctgccttccactgatgacctgtatactgcacgagtcaaaaagagggatgggaaaatatttacacacccctcacatccaggacataaactgtttcaactcctaccctcaaaacgatgctatagagcactgcacaccagaacaactagacacaaggacagtttttttctcaaacaccatcagtctgctaaacaaataattccatcaacactatcaaactattgactaaatctgcactactattaatcttcccatcattcccatcacccatctcctcccacttatgactgtatgactgtaactttgttgcttgtatccttaccatttatattgatattgattgtttcctgattgcttatttataccttatgactattaagtgttgtacttgatGATACTTGACgtatgaatcttttcttttatgtacactgagagaaaatgcaccaagacaaattccttgtgtgtccaatcacacttggccaataaaaagttctattctattctagtcttctggatggggaattctgggagttgaagtccaccagtgttaaagttgcgaaggttggacACAACCAAACCAAAGCAAAAATTATTGTGTAAACCTTATGTAAttcgctttgctttgctttgctttgctttgctttgcggcGGCCTCCCCTGCTATTCCAGCTCTCCCCGACAGGGGCGGAATAAAACTTCGCCGGTCGGGTTTCCGGGCGGAAGGCTTAGCGCGGCGGACCTGCCGGGAAACTACTTCCGGGGCAGCCCGTCCCTAATCCCGGACCGCCCGACTCGCCACGATGGGGATCCTGGAGAAGATCGCCGAGATCGAGAAGGAGATCGCCCGGACCCAGAAGAACAAAGGTGAGGCGGTGTGGAGGGGGGAGCCCGGCAGGCAGGAGCCCCGCCGGGGAAGCGCTCCGGAGCCCCGGGCGGGCCGGGAAGGGGCGCTTCACCTGTTGGAAGGCTGCCTGAGCGGGGGCAACTTCCAGGCTCAGCAGATTTTGCCTTTTTAAGGGAAAAAATGCCGCCGGTTATTTATTTGCCCGTCTGTATTATTTCAACGGGGGGGTCGGGGTCatttaatgcaaaataaaattaaataaatctttTTCAAAATCTGACTCCtgcatgtgtgtatatacatatatatatataggtctttggttgttcgggttttctcccgtgtaaaattggaagtgtcttggcgacgtttcgacgaagtctcatccgtcatcttcaggcttcagcttcgtgcttctgggagcaaacattgctcccaaaagcacgaagctgaagcctgaagatgacggatgagacttcgtcgaaacatcgccaagacacttccaattttacgcgggagaaaacccaaataaccaaagacctacatacaaacacccgcgaaaacctcagaaaacaaatatttatatgtgtgtgtatgtttgtgcgtATATACACACATGCGCGCGCACAGacgtatgtgcgtgtgtgtgtatatatatatatacacacacacacacacacacgtctgtatataaacatacatgtgtacgtgtgtgttgcATGTGCCTGTTTACGCTGCTTTAAACATTTCCTAAATACAGGGAAATGGCTGCATAAATGAACTGTTTTCTTTTTCGTTGCTTCATCgttctgctttttttcctttcgcgttgtttaaacttcttttttatttcttcgtTTCTTGTATGGGTGTGAGCGCCCCCAGGGTAGCCCATGCTGAGATTAGTCAGCAAATAGatttaacaataataacaataactggTGCCTCCAGTATGATCTGATGCGTTCCCCCAGCCCAGATCACAGTAAAGCCATTGAAACCACTAGGATTCCCTTTGGGCCAATTGCCccgtcctcctctccctcttcctgccGGCCTCCAGAAGCAATGCACAGCCATCATCCCTGCcctgtgggagcaggtggctgGCACAGCTCGCGTGTTGCCTGCGCAGGAACACCCAGGGAAAAGcaggtggtgggcacagaaaacCAGAAGAGGGCCAGAAAAGGGCCACCTGGGATTATATTTACAGAGTGTAGCAAGAAAAACGAACAAAAACATGTTACTACTGCATCATGATTAATATTGCTTTAGATTGATTATAACTGCTGCCCAGGGAATTTCTGGTGACTCAGATGAAACAGTTTGCCCTgagtctcccccacccccacatggTCGACTTGGCTCTTGTCACCTTGTTCTTTCTCTGTtcacttcccccacccacccacctaccccccGTAGCTACGGAGTACCACCTTGGTCTGCTGAAGGCCAAGCTCGCCAAGTACAGAGCTCAGCTTCTAGAGCCTTCCAAATCGGCTGCTGCCAAAGGGGAAGGCTTCGATGTGATGAAGTCGGGAGATGCCCGGGTGGCGCTGATCGGTTTCCCTTCTGTGGGTAAGGTCAGTGCCAAGCAGAGAACAAGGACTCTTTGGGCATGGCTTTGAGAATAAGTCCTTCTGCTTTCTGAATCTCTGCCTTCTCTTTCAGTCCACGTTTCTGAGTTTAATGACTTCCACAGCTAGTGAAGCAGCTTCTTACGAATTCACCACACTGACCTGCATTCCTGGAGTCATCGAGGTAAATGCACTTTTAATAGGTTCCCTCTTGCTGGGTGGCAATTAACCCAGAGGAGATACTGAAGCTTCTATGAATGTGAAGCTCACAGACTAGTTAAATTGGCACTCAGATTCATATGAGACGATTGCTTGATCATTCATGTGGTGGATTGCTTTCTGAGCCCTCCCTGCCTCCTCTGATTTTTCTTAATTTATGTGCAGTACAAAGGAGCCAATATCCAGCTTCTAGATCTTCCTGGGATCATTGAAGGAGCCGCTCAAGGTTGGTGTTTCCTTCCGCTTTTTAACTGCTAAATAGCTCACgggtttgttgtggggaaaataagtggAAGAAGGTGTTTTGGgtctgttcactgccttgagataCGTgccaaaataataaaggcgggatatggataaataaaataaaagataaggaAGTCCTATTGTTGAGAAGTGTCAGGTAGGGAGTGGGGAGAGGAAGCTGCACTTGAGCTGTTGTAGGAGAAAGCAATGTTTATGTCAACTTTCAGAGAGAGGGTTCTGTTTGGATTGACCAGGTCAAAAAATGAACATGACCTCACTCTTTTATGCCCTGGTTCTTTCTCAGCTAAGAgtaattttgtgtgtgtttttaggAAAGGGCCGAGGACGCCAAGTGATTGCGGTGGCCCGGACCTCAGATGTCGTCATCATGATGTTGGACGCCACAAAGGGCGAAGTGCAGAGGtcagcagaaggaggggggggactTCTGAGGGGAAGAATGGTGTGGGAAGAGAGTTTGAACCTTGGGGGTTTCTCCTTTGCCAGCCGCCTTAGAAGGCAGCCGTCATCTCTTCTCTGTACGTGTGCAAAATGTAAGGGTTGCTGCTTGCAATCAGGCTGCTGGGCTCCTGCAAACTTACATTTGGCCAAAAGTTTGAATGCGTTATTGTGATTCCTCCTGCAGAGCTCTTTTGGAAAAGGAACTAGAAACGGTGGGCATCAGGCTGAACAAAAATAAACCCAACATCTACTTCAAGGTGAGACGCAGAAAGCCTGAAAACCCTGGTTTGCACTGTGGGAGGGAGCTACCTTTGCCTGCTGGCGTCTCCCGTTCAAGGAGGAAAGGGGAAGCTTGGGTTGTCCAGATGACTGGATTCCAGCCCCCATCAGCCCCACACATATTCCATATTGTAGTTCCAGAAAAAAAGCAGAGGGCCAGTTTGGAGAAATCTGGAATCGGATGTCATTCCAGGCTTTTATTTGCTTTCCCACAAGCTTAGATCCTTCAGTGGGGGGAATCTGGGTTAGACCCTTCTTGTGTCCTGAATTCTGGCCAGGGAAATCATGAGACCATGTATCCGTTCACCTGTGGTAGGTTTGACATTGAGGGACATTCCGACATCGCCCTAACAGCACCTCTGTCCTCCTTCCAGCCCAAGAAGGGGGGCGGCATCTCCTTCAACTCCACCGTGACCTTGACCCAGTGCTCGGAGAAGCTGGTGCAGCTCATCCTCCACGAATACAGTATCCTTTCTCCGGGCCCTCCTGGGCGCATAACCTGTTCTTCTCCCCAAGGACCCaggattttaagggggggggagggtgtggtTTGATAAAGTGGTGTGGAGGAGCTCGCCTGGAATTCAAGTCCCAGCTGAACTCTGTTCCTGTGGCCATAAGCAACAGGAGTCCCACGAAAGGCGATGTGTCCTTACCTCTCCCATCCTAAGAAATCTTCAACGCCGAGGTGCTGTTCA includes the following:
- the DRG2 gene encoding developmentally-regulated GTP-binding protein 2, encoding MGILEKIAEIEKEIARTQKNKATEYHLGLLKAKLAKYRAQLLEPSKSAAAKGEGFDVMKSGDARVALIGFPSVGKSTFLSLMTSTASEAASYEFTTLTCIPGVIEYKGANIQLLDLPGIIEGAAQGKGRGRQVIAVARTSDVVIMMLDATKGEVQRALLEKELETVGIRLNKNKPNIYFKPKKGGGISFNSTVTLTQCSEKLVQLILHEYKIFNAEVLFREDCSADEFIDVIVGNRVYMPCLYVYNKIDQISMEEVDRLARRPHSVVISCGMKLNLDYLLETLWEYLALTCIYTKKRGQRPDFSDAIILRKGASVQHVCHRIHRTLADQFKYALVWGTSTKYSPQRVGLSHMVEHEDVIQVVKK